In one window of Juglans regia cultivar Chandler chromosome 3, Walnut 2.0, whole genome shotgun sequence DNA:
- the LOC108981441 gene encoding uncharacterized protein LOC108981441 isoform X1, whose protein sequence is MAADLAGKLEAENPCCKAWREKYSNLEKKRYALRQAVNILTPQIDTFQTENANLKKAFEEEQARADNEKEGRVKESIARVSLENEITVLKSEISQVKQKASLNTVDRDKKVRLLQDCISEREKEINRLKELLEKEKKRADTERKNAEGEKKKAAEMFKSLKAEKDEERRIARTGGEKAEQYRLQLEILKKETDEAKSKLAAETMKFEQANKRLGEERKKALKERKRADLEMAKAEEQRKLAEANGKKAVEEKCRADNLYRQLEENRQKVEELQGIHEFQNLAFLGGRADKKLNPESVKTKNRLQFEILNRKVDEHKSVLELFKESNKMFEVENQKAIKEKKLADSEMAKAEEQKNLAEVNWKNAMQEKCRADQLSQQLQENKKTIEELQKKIRELQLSRKLVERSTAAPVKTVTSENANVKLLKKELKFEKKQAKHAKRVAKLEKSQNRVLQQELGHLKLEFDQLANRLDILNKLLSPSAKGIDDPKKNVSIAYMQRLNMMKKLCSLEPTQAHLQSENELVRPSCMDMDVSYSLRQSLQHPAKLLPISGGNFDESISGINSKLESPLGCSYWKMLQTSAINSSMASFSDGQLMGSQEKGAFSGTTSTKLVDENLNAQPTISNLSGEDTKLRCCEKSAVVGENNVKIADSNDVGRGDDRSRKRKWLLDSAEPIEYLYSKGKKLCVQIEENLSLLHGMLDRRIGNPSEEVRCLAPIPQCIPHGKLDGLHKKSKVSPEEVHEKHFCVSDEQKKTEKSGTEVLEDSSDLETMASFEDVADGDYMKLLDLDDAADEQRYRMATERPVSPSLPIIDFSNRQIFDVDSSEASVVEWVYKEVSTDKENLLPKHSFDVIDVEIESNKLKHTALGTSCNLSLHKNVAPVDSVAVIGNGFWTVEAGNASPQQVQDSGLVVGISNLPRSRDEEVNFPFESEFGSARDTVPKYCVVSPNMRDHSIISRIFKTTKTCIARCCLLSQTEWVVPKILLALVMEENLSLVEKVCVFFTLVLLNLSTAAPRKLGNCLNTDSILWLDSFSGHIRAVMSDVETRSMLADFDFLDELLSLIEEFLIDGRVLVYTNISSETFIECDTRINFLLDGVTISLSYEVSSADHLVAGSILLASICAAIDQIGFICEASYNIFRRHACDSSLVLSILHVFAYLCGDKLFSITKYGLMVTVFKSIVMLLEGVNSSDPAASHSLSVSEDQFLFHPCTKCPFSKDAVSIDTVTSLLLKFIWNNTGLETTNYDVIKSFDMLNSEVLYDSFKSGVSSSHEGFYCATDRNFDASCCLEKYEMPSTQSHSIASMRLCHLTDVLSLVELVACNMRWDWTSIKMIPQLLKILELCVLEDFAAAIVVLLGQLGRLGVDAGGYEDKGVENLRCNLYTFLNRYTILKAGLHLQIATVTALLGLLPDDFDTLIQSNVKIQVTASQSLLADSMRKWFSLLSKGQQDLSVRLLQTAGAKQK, encoded by the exons ATGGCGGCGGATTTGGCAGGAAAGCTCGAGGCGGAGAATCCCTGCTGTAAAGCG TGGAGGGAGAAATACTCGAATCTTGAAAAGAAGAGGTATGCGCTGCGGCAAGCGGTGAACATCCTTACACCACAAATCGATACATTTCAAACTGAGAATGCCAATCTCAAGAAAG CATTTGAGGAGGAGCAAGCACGAGCAGACAATGAGAAAGAGGGGCGAGTAAAAGAATCTATAGCTAGAGTATCTTTGGAGAATGAAATCACTGTTTTGAAATCTGAGATCTCTCAAGTAAAGCAGAAAGCAAGCTTAAATACTGTAGATAGAGATAAAAAAGTGAGGCTTCTTCAAGATTGCATTtctgaaagggaaaaagaaatcaatCGGCTGAAGGAGCttcttgagaaagagaaaaaaagggcAGATACCGAAAGGAAGAATGctgagggagagaaaaagaaagctgCAGAAATGTTCAAATCTTTAAAAGCCGAGAAGGATGAAGAAAGAAGGATTGCCAGAACTGGAGGAGAGAAGGCTGAGCAGTATAGGCTTCAGCTGGAGATTTTGAAGAAAGAGACTGATGAAGCAAAGTCAAAGTTAGCCGCTGAAACAATGAAATTTGAACAAGCAAACAAAAGActtggagaagaaagaaagaaggctCTCAAAGAGAGAAAACGTGCAGATTTGGAGATGGCCAAAGCAGAGGAGCAAAGGAAGCTTGCAGAAGCTAATGGGAAGAAGGCTGTTGAAGAGAAATGTCGTGCTGATAACTTGTATCGGCAGTTGGAAGAGAATAGACAAAAGGTAGAGGAGTTACAGGGGATACATGAGTTTCAAAATTTGGCTTTTCTTGGTGGCCGGGCTGATAAGAAGTTGAATCCCGAATCTGTTAAAACGAAGAACAGGCTTCAGTTCGAGATATTAAACAGAAAAGTGGATGAACACAAATCGGTTTTGGAGCTCTTTAAAGAGTCAAACAAAATGTTTGAGGTTGAAAACCAGAAGGCAATCAAGGAGAAAAAACTTGCAGATTCAGAGATGGCAAAAGCAGAAGAGCAGAAAAATCTTGCTGAAGTGAATTGGAAAAACGCCATGCAAGAAAAATGTCGTGCTGATCAGTTGTCTCAACAgttacaagaaaacaaaaaaactattgaGGAATTGCAGAAGAAGATACGAGAACTTCAGCTCTCTAGAAAGTTGGTTGAGAGATCTACTGCAGCACCAGTTAAAACTGTCACTTCTGAAAATGCAAATGTGAAGCTTTTGAAAAAAGAActgaagtttgagaaaaagcAAGCAAAGCATGCCAAAAGAGTGGCCAAGTTGGAAAAAAGTCAGAACCGTGTCCTTCAACAGGAACTTGGTCACTTGAAGCTGGAGTTTGATCAATTAGCAAATCGCTTGGATATActgaataaattattatcaccTAGTGCCAAAGGTATAGATGACCCAAAAAAG AATGTGTCGATTGCATATATGCAAAGGTTAAACATGATGAAGAAACTCTGCAGTTTGGAACCAACTCAGGCACACCTTCAAAGTGAAAATGAACTTGTGAGACCTAGTTGCATGGATATGGATGTCTCATATTCTCTCCGGCAAAGCCTCCAACATCCTGCAAAATTGCTACCTATATCTGGAGGAAATTTTGATGAGTCCATTTCAGGTATTAATTCTAAATTGGAGTCTCCGCTTGGATGCTCTTACTGGAAAATGTTACAGACTTCTGCAATAAATTCTAGTATGGCATCTTTTTCTGATGGACAGTTGATGGGCTCACAGGAGAAGGGTGCTTTTTCTGGTACTACATCCACAAAATTAGTTGATGAGAACTTGAATGCACAACCAACAATATCCAACTTGTCTGGCGAAGATACTAAATTAAGGTGCTGTGAAAAATCCGCAGTGGTGGGTGAAAATAATGTCAAAATTGCTGATAGCAATGATGTTGGCAGAGGTGATGATCGTAGTAGGAAGAGAAAGTGGTTACTTGATTCTGCTGAGCCCATTGAATATTTGTATTCCAAGGGTAAGAAGTTGTGTGTGCAGATAGAGGAGAATCTATCTTTGTTGCATGGTATGTTAGACAGACGAATAGGCAATCCCTCTGAAGAAGTAAGATGTCTGGCTCCTATTCCGCAATGCATTCCACATGGTAAGCTTGATGGGTTGCACAAAAAGAGCAAGGTATCTCCTGAAGAGGTACATGAGAAACATTTTTGTGTCAGTGACGAGCAAAAGAAGACAGAAAAATCTGGAACCGAAGTATTGGAGGATTCAAGTGATCTTGAAACTATGGCAAGTTTTGAGGATGTAGCTGATGGTGACTACATGAAACTGCTGGACTTGGATGATGCTGCTGACGAGCAACGTTATAGGATGGCGACCGAAAGGCCTGTGTCACCAAGTCTTCCTATTATTGACTTTAGTAACAGGCAAATATTTGATGTGGATAGTTCTGAAGCTTCAGTAGTGGAATGGGTCTATAAAGAGGTATCGACTGATAAAGAAAATCTGTTGCCTAAGCACAGCTTTGATGTAATTGATGTTGAAATTGAGTCCAATAAGCTAAAACATACTGCTCTAGGAACTTCCTGTAATCTGTCACTGCATAAGAATGTAGCCCCTGTTGATTCCGTTGCTGTCATTGGGAATGGTTTCTGGACTGTAGAGGCAGGAAATGCTAGTCCTCAGCAGGTCCAGGACTCAGGTCTGGTTGTGGGCATTAGTAATTTGCCTAGATCAAGAGACGAGGAAGTTAATTTTCCATTTGAAAGTGAATTTGGATCTGCACGTGACACTGTTCCAAAATACTGTGTCGTGTCTCCCAACATGAGAGATCATAGCATCATTTCTAGGATATTTAAAACTACCAAAACTTGTATAGCTCGGTGCTGTTTGCTTTCTCAAACGGAGTGGGTGGTGCCAAAGATTCTGCTTGCTCTTGTGATGGAGGAAAATCTTTCACTTGT GGAAAAGGTCTGTGTGTTTTTTACATTGGTGCTGCTCAATTTGTCCACCGCTGCTCCAAGGAAACTTGGGAACTGTTTGAATACGGATTCCATCCTCTGGTTGGATTCTTTCTCTGGGCACATACGTGCAG TGATGTCTGATGTGGAGACAAGAAGCATGCTTgcagattttgattttttggatgAACTTCTTAGTCTCATTGAGGAATTCCTTATAGACGGAAGAGTTCTGGTGTACACTAATATATCATCTGAGACATTTATAGAATGTGATACAAGAATTAACTTCCTCTTGGATGGTGTGACTATTAGTTTGTCATATGAAGTTTCTTCTGCTGATCATTTGGTGGCTGGGAGCATTTTATTAGCATCAATATGTGCCGCAATAGACCAGATTGGTTTTATATGTGAGGCATCCTACAACATCTTTAGGAGGCATGCTTGTGATTCTTCATTGGTGCTTAgtattcttcatgtttttgctTATCTGTGTGGGGACAAGCTTTTCAGCATCACGAAGTATGGTTTGATGGTGACTGTCTTCAAATCAATAGTGATGTTACTTGAGGGAGTAAATTCTTCAGATCCTGCTGCTTCTCATTCTTTATCTGTAAGCGAGGATCAATTTCTTTTCCATCCATGCACCAAATGCCCATTTTCGAAGGATGCTGTTTCTATAGATACTGTAACATCATTGCTCTTGAAATTCATCTGGAATAATACTGGGTTGGAAACCACAAACTATGATGTGATTAAATCCTTTGATATGTTGAATTCTGAAGTTCTTTATGACAGTTTTAAATCTGGAGTAAGTTCAAGCCATGAAGGGTTTTATTGTGCCACTGATAGGAATTTTGATGCCTCCTGTTGCTTGGAAAAGTATGAGATGCCCAGTACTCAATCACATTCCATTGCTAGTATGCGTCTCTGTCACCTTACTGATGTTCTATCGTTGGTGGAGCTGGTTGCATGCAACATG